From Myxocyprinus asiaticus isolate MX2 ecotype Aquarium Trade chromosome 25, UBuf_Myxa_2, whole genome shotgun sequence, one genomic window encodes:
- the LOC127416400 gene encoding prepronociceptin-like, which produces MKTPFWTLLLLSLSVTGHSDCQGDCLTCGLLLPEHQAFNTLVCILECEAQASRALTWDLCYQAAGLNQLPLPLQQEETSKRSEDEAEPLATVSIENDNGVEYTEALERFRHAAQALRSQHPSEEETSHKFGISYDPDLDPGTEEEQDGVDVGEEKSSEAAVSLSKRFGGFMKGRHGFRKLVSSGRPLQKRYGGFIGIRKSARKWNNQKRVSQLLRQYLSLTGRSGRSGRSGHISNLSARIQRQNEV; this is translated from the exons ATGAAGACCCCATTTTGGACCCTGTTACTCTTAAGCTTGAGCGTCACGGGTCATAGTGACTGCCAAGGGGACTGTTTAACCTGTGGACTCCTCCTACCTGAACATCAAGCTTTTAATACATTG GTATGCATTTTGGAATGTGAGGCACAGGCATCTCGAGCCTTGACTTGGGATTTGTGTTACCAAGCAGCGGGTCTGAACCAGCTTCCCCTACCATTACAGCAGGAGGAAACTTCAAAGCGCTCTGAGGACGAAGCGGAGCCTCTGGCCACAGTGAGCATAGAGAATGATAATGGTGTGGAGTATACTGAAGCTTTGGAACGGTTTCGACACGCAGCACAAGCTCTCCGCAGCCAGCATCCGTCAGAGGAGGAGACCTCACATAAATTCGGAATTTCATATGACCCAGATCTTGACCCGGGGACAGAGGAGGAACAGGATGGCGTTGATGTGGGAGAGGAGAAGAGCAGCGAGGCAGCCGTCAGTTTATCCAAACGATTCGGAGGGTTTATGAAAGGCCGCCACGGGTTCCGAAAGTTGGTGAGCTCCGGAAGGCCTTTGCAAAAACGCTATGGTGGTTTCATAGGGATCCGAAAATCTGCCCGCAAGTGGAACAACCAGAAGCGTGTGAGTCAGTTACTGAGGCAGTACCTGAGCTTGACGGGCCGCTCGGGCCGTTCAGGTCGATCGGGCCACATCAGCAACCTCTCCGCCAGAATCCAAAGACAGAATGAAGTGTAG